From a single Leptospira neocaledonica genomic region:
- a CDS encoding RCC1 domain-containing protein: protein MKRLLPLVLLFVWTCSNSSSKTPMGLLGGVSSTSSPNFEITSPTEGEVLSVYQFDLGISNASSGTYEVFLNESKETEVTGETADLQVTSLKPKRGQNTLKVILTNEEGNVLEKSVSFYFGNKLTAGGSHSGFIIDGFIYTCGRNNKGQLGTGFSEGDTSNPNIVKLASISGIVSISFNQNNSLAIKDDGKVYTWGANAQGQLGLGNTIEPAVGTAGNPATQTPPTEVPGITDAVMGAFGFNHAVILKSDGTVVAFGQNNVGQLGNADISITSTTISSNPVNVVGLTNIIQVIAGSQHSAALDSNGDVYVWGRNQYGNLGNGTTSTSTAISATPAKVPGLTNIKHIANGRDHILALKNDGTVFAWGLNASGQLGLGNQDSPKNSPLQVNNITNVVRVFAGGTQSFALLSDGTIQGWGENGQGNLGNPDAATKVTEPNLSVVGIAKGSSLGIGALHGFVLLPEGSVYGWGWNFRGSLGRPDLQDSWAAKTPVALTFP from the coding sequence ATGAAACGCCTATTACCCCTAGTTCTTTTATTCGTATGGACATGTTCCAATTCTTCCTCTAAAACACCCATGGGGCTTTTAGGAGGAGTTTCTTCTACTTCCAGCCCCAATTTTGAGATCACCTCCCCCACAGAAGGCGAAGTTTTATCCGTTTATCAATTCGATTTGGGGATCTCCAACGCAAGCTCTGGGACCTACGAAGTATTCCTGAACGAAAGTAAGGAAACGGAAGTTACAGGCGAAACCGCCGACTTGCAGGTGACAAGCCTCAAACCAAAAAGAGGACAAAATACTCTAAAAGTAATATTAACAAACGAAGAAGGTAACGTACTCGAAAAATCGGTCTCTTTCTATTTTGGAAACAAACTGACCGCGGGAGGATCACATTCAGGATTTATAATAGATGGTTTTATCTATACCTGCGGAAGAAATAATAAAGGACAACTCGGGACAGGCTTTTCAGAAGGAGACACAAGTAATCCTAATATAGTAAAACTTGCTTCTATCTCGGGAATAGTCAGCATTTCATTTAATCAAAACAATTCTTTAGCGATCAAAGACGACGGAAAAGTTTATACCTGGGGTGCAAACGCACAAGGACAATTAGGGCTTGGAAATACTATTGAGCCGGCAGTTGGAACCGCTGGAAACCCGGCTACCCAAACACCTCCTACTGAAGTTCCGGGAATCACCGATGCAGTCATGGGAGCGTTCGGTTTCAATCATGCAGTTATTTTAAAATCAGACGGGACAGTAGTTGCATTCGGACAAAACAACGTGGGCCAATTGGGAAATGCAGATATAAGTATTACCAGTACTACAATTTCTTCTAACCCGGTAAACGTAGTAGGACTTACGAATATCATCCAAGTAATCGCAGGCTCACAACATTCTGCAGCATTAGACTCAAACGGAGATGTTTATGTTTGGGGAAGAAATCAGTATGGAAATTTAGGAAACGGAACTACTTCTACCTCGACTGCAATATCGGCAACTCCTGCAAAGGTTCCAGGACTTACCAATATCAAACATATCGCAAATGGAAGAGATCATATCCTCGCATTAAAGAATGATGGAACGGTTTTCGCTTGGGGATTAAACGCGAGCGGACAGTTGGGCCTAGGAAACCAAGACAGTCCTAAAAATTCTCCATTACAAGTAAATAATATAACAAATGTTGTGCGCGTATTTGCAGGTGGAACCCAAAGTTTTGCCCTACTCTCCGACGGAACTATTCAAGGCTGGGGAGAAAATGGACAAGGGAATTTAGGAAATCCGGATGCTGCTACTAAGGTTACCGAACCAAATTTGAGTGTAGTTGGAATTGCAAAAGGATCGAGTCTTGGAATCGGAGCACTTCACGGTTTTGTTCTATTGCCGGAAGGTTCCGTTTATGGCTGGGGCTGGAATTTTAGAGGTTCTTTAGGAAGACCGGATCTACAAGACTCCTGGGCAGCGAAAACCCCGGTTGCCCTAACATTTCCATAA
- a CDS encoding YdeI/OmpD-associated family protein — protein MIPKFFKTGKEFRTWLSKNYKKESELLLGFYKTKSFKKGISYGEAVDQALCFGWIDGIRKNIDEESYSARFTPRKVGSIWSKVNTKRIQELIQEGLVQESGLQAFHSEKKKTAQYSFEQEKIELPSIYKKQFQKNTKAWEYFSNQAPYYQRTAIWWVISPKREETRLKRLDILISDSQSQKRIDALNWKKKDSKT, from the coding sequence ATGATACCAAAGTTCTTTAAGACCGGAAAGGAATTCCGTACCTGGCTTTCCAAAAATTATAAAAAAGAATCCGAACTTCTTCTAGGTTTTTATAAAACGAAATCCTTTAAAAAAGGAATTTCTTATGGAGAAGCGGTAGACCAAGCTTTATGTTTCGGCTGGATAGACGGGATCAGAAAGAATATAGACGAGGAAAGTTATTCTGCTCGTTTTACTCCTCGAAAGGTCGGAAGTATTTGGAGTAAGGTGAATACAAAACGCATCCAAGAGTTGATACAGGAAGGTTTAGTCCAAGAATCCGGCCTCCAAGCCTTCCATTCCGAAAAGAAAAAAACCGCTCAATATTCCTTCGAGCAGGAGAAGATAGAGTTACCTTCCATTTATAAAAAACAATTTCAGAAAAATACAAAGGCCTGGGAGTACTTTAGTAACCAAGCCCCCTACTACCAGCGAACCGCCATTTGGTGGGTGATCAGTCCCAAAAGAGAAGAAACCAGACTCAAACGGTTGGACATCCTCATCTCAGACTCCCAATCCCAAAAGAGAATAGATGCACTCAATTGGAAGAAGAAAGACTCTAAGACTTAA
- a CDS encoding MBL fold metallo-hydrolase: protein MNQKGSKSTFFSFLTAVLLLQNCLTSSANIQDYKEHFIGNDPKDLSSEIPKGKVRAVFLGTSSILLDDGETQILTDGFFSRPSLFRTMFSKISSDEQEIKYVMLLAGIKRLKGIFVCHSHYDHSMDSPFIAKETGAKLYGSLSTMQIGKGGGVPEEQLALFQPGKKIQIGKFRITVLNSKHTPPFKILGKTNAADPNRPDLTEVLSQPAKAEDYIEGGTYDFLVEHGKHSILIKGSTNYIENAWEGLKADVLFLGIAMLGKQEEGFKAKYYEETVSKTSPKIVIPVHWDNFFKPLTEPLEPNLSLGDDVKTGMEYIIQKTSQDGIQFKILRGFESILLF from the coding sequence ATGAATCAAAAAGGTTCCAAGTCCACTTTTTTTAGTTTTTTGACTGCGGTCTTATTATTGCAGAACTGTCTGACTTCTTCCGCAAATATCCAGGACTATAAGGAACATTTTATAGGCAATGACCCTAAGGACCTTTCCTCTGAGATTCCGAAAGGAAAGGTTAGAGCCGTGTTTTTAGGGACTAGCTCGATTCTACTAGATGATGGAGAAACTCAGATACTGACGGATGGATTTTTTTCCAGGCCTTCTCTTTTTCGCACGATGTTCTCTAAAATTTCCTCGGATGAGCAAGAAATCAAATACGTTATGCTTCTCGCTGGGATTAAACGTTTAAAGGGTATTTTCGTATGTCATTCTCATTATGATCATTCTATGGACTCTCCTTTTATCGCTAAGGAGACTGGAGCAAAATTATACGGTTCACTTTCTACGATGCAGATCGGAAAAGGAGGAGGAGTGCCGGAAGAACAATTGGCTTTATTCCAACCGGGTAAAAAGATCCAGATAGGTAAATTCAGGATTACAGTTTTAAATTCAAAACATACTCCTCCTTTTAAAATTTTAGGAAAAACGAATGCAGCAGACCCGAATAGACCGGATTTGACGGAAGTGTTGTCTCAACCAGCTAAGGCTGAGGATTATATAGAAGGTGGAACTTACGACTTTTTAGTAGAACATGGGAAACATTCCATCTTGATCAAAGGTAGTACAAATTATATAGAGAATGCTTGGGAAGGTTTGAAGGCGGATGTTCTGTTCTTAGGAATCGCGATGCTTGGCAAACAAGAAGAAGGATTTAAGGCTAAATACTACGAAGAGACCGTTAGTAAAACTTCTCCCAAAATTGTGATCCCGGTACATTGGGATAATTTTTTCAAACCATTGACAGAACCCCTGGAGCCTAATCTGAGTCTGGGTGACGATGTCAAAACCGGAATGGAATATATAATACAAAAAACTTCTCAGGATGGGATCCAATTTAAGATCTTAAGAGGTTTCGAAAGCATTCTGTTATTTTAA
- a CDS encoding questin oxidase family protein: MEDEDTMEKVLEYLEPFGPDLKNGLSNHAPMACEALITMGKRESIFPWLERYGNQFLEKKKPRNKIYSSNWKDFLGVPDTYPEWENFFNTELEEGPWQKTLAEWAVKLAPGICADATHGVIRTGHAVRSLTRKESKRRKRELASGLAVWASAYLELPTSFDSLLGLQPEDAIQKVDFVPEESKNFSGTIVSSLQGLGDYENFSPVIGYLSVSQQPEEIISGLSEGFSRVVLNNVEDNLSAIVFIHSVTSVSALRSILPFLNEHEKKSVLRYSWQSGAALFSTFGKKLNLELPEKLENESREEMIERAIEHGDEHAIKFTEVCLKEYEFNPSPAYYAAARLARKFLEPLS, from the coding sequence ATGGAAGATGAGGATACCATGGAAAAAGTTTTGGAATATTTGGAACCTTTTGGTCCGGATTTAAAAAACGGACTAAGTAATCATGCTCCTATGGCCTGCGAAGCATTGATCACAATGGGGAAAAGAGAAAGTATTTTTCCTTGGTTGGAAAGATATGGAAATCAATTCTTAGAAAAAAAGAAACCTAGAAATAAAATTTATAGCAGTAACTGGAAAGACTTCTTAGGAGTTCCGGACACTTATCCCGAGTGGGAAAACTTTTTTAATACCGAGTTAGAAGAAGGTCCCTGGCAAAAAACTCTAGCTGAGTGGGCGGTTAAACTTGCTCCCGGAATTTGTGCGGATGCAACTCACGGAGTCATTCGCACTGGGCATGCAGTCCGAAGTTTAACTAGAAAAGAATCAAAACGTAGGAAAAGGGAACTTGCTTCCGGATTGGCTGTTTGGGCTTCCGCTTATTTAGAATTGCCTACTTCTTTCGATTCTTTGTTGGGCTTACAACCGGAAGATGCCATACAAAAAGTGGACTTTGTTCCGGAAGAGTCCAAAAACTTTTCGGGCACGATTGTTTCTTCTCTACAAGGACTGGGAGACTATGAAAATTTTTCTCCAGTGATCGGATATTTGAGCGTATCTCAACAACCTGAAGAGATTATCTCAGGCTTATCGGAAGGATTTTCCAGAGTGGTGTTGAATAATGTGGAAGATAATCTTTCGGCGATCGTTTTTATTCATTCCGTCACTAGTGTTTCCGCTCTTCGAAGTATATTGCCTTTTTTGAATGAACACGAAAAAAAATCCGTATTAAGATATTCTTGGCAATCCGGAGCGGCATTATTTTCCACATTCGGTAAAAAATTAAATTTGGAACTTCCTGAAAAATTGGAAAATGAATCCAGAGAAGAAATGATTGAAAGGGCAATCGAGCATGGAGACGAGCATGCGATCAAATTTACGGAAGTTTGTTTGAAAGAATATGAATTTAATCCTTCTCCCGCATACTATGCTGCCGCTCGTTTGGCTCGTAAATTTTTAGAACCCTTGTCTTAA
- a CDS encoding alpha-ketoglutarate-dependent dioxygenase AlkB family protein, with product MKLFQEETDRNLLPYEGIVQYFGPVLSISAANDYLKILLKDIPWKNDEAIIFGKHIITKRMVAWYGDADYQYTYSNTTKKALSWTKELSELKNLTEKITGTKFNSCLLNLYNNGEEGMAWHSDDEKALGKNSTIASLSFGAERKFYFKHKDTKEQISLILEHGSLLIMKGETQESWLHSLPKTKSVKQPRINLTFRTMLY from the coding sequence ATGAAATTGTTCCAAGAAGAAACGGACCGAAATCTTTTACCTTACGAAGGGATCGTACAATATTTCGGCCCCGTTCTTTCTATATCTGCTGCGAATGATTATCTAAAAATTCTTCTGAAAGATATTCCTTGGAAAAATGATGAGGCCATTATTTTCGGGAAACATATCATTACAAAAAGAATGGTGGCCTGGTATGGAGATGCTGATTATCAATATACGTATTCTAATACAACCAAGAAGGCACTCTCTTGGACAAAAGAACTTTCAGAACTTAAAAATTTAACGGAAAAAATCACAGGAACCAAATTTAATTCCTGCTTACTCAATTTGTATAATAATGGAGAAGAAGGAATGGCCTGGCATAGCGACGACGAAAAGGCTTTGGGAAAAAATTCCACTATCGCTTCCTTATCCTTCGGAGCAGAAAGAAAATTCTATTTTAAACATAAGGATACAAAAGAGCAGATTTCCTTAATATTGGAACATGGAAGTTTATTGATTATGAAAGGAGAAACTCAAGAATCGTGGCTTCATAGTCTACCCAAAACAAAATCGGTCAAACAACCCAGAATAAATCTTACTTTTAGAACAATGCTCTATTAA
- a CDS encoding methylated-DNA--[protein]-cysteine S-methyltransferase yields MKGQQNTDFDRIADAIFYLRKNFKTQPSLDDVAGKLRLSPHHFQRMFTDWAGVSPKKFLQYTTLEYAKGLLKETGSSLLDAALDSGLSGTGRLHDLFINIEGMTPGEYKNGGKDLSINYSYAECPFGKLLVASTPKGICYISFFENDKKVFQELKSIFPNATYNQTVDMIQQNALFIFTHDWSQLSKIKLHLKGTDFQLKVWETLLKVPMGKLSTYGQIGEQMGNPKATRAIGTAIGNNPVAFLIPCHRVIRSSGEFGEYHWGDSRKVAMIGWEAAKTDLVNRNDL; encoded by the coding sequence ATGAAAGGACAACAAAATACCGACTTCGATAGAATTGCAGACGCGATCTTTTATCTTCGTAAAAATTTTAAAACACAACCAAGCCTAGATGATGTGGCAGGTAAACTTAGGCTAAGTCCTCATCATTTCCAGAGAATGTTCACTGATTGGGCAGGAGTAAGCCCGAAAAAATTCCTGCAATACACCACTTTAGAATACGCAAAAGGTTTATTGAAAGAGACTGGATCCTCCCTATTGGATGCGGCTCTCGATTCAGGACTTTCCGGAACAGGAAGACTGCATGATCTGTTTATCAATATAGAAGGGATGACTCCAGGCGAATACAAGAATGGAGGAAAAGATCTTTCGATTAATTACAGTTATGCGGAATGCCCCTTTGGCAAATTGCTCGTCGCTTCTACTCCAAAAGGAATTTGTTATATTTCCTTTTTTGAAAATGACAAGAAGGTATTCCAAGAATTAAAATCTATTTTTCCAAATGCGACTTATAATCAGACTGTAGACATGATACAGCAAAACGCTTTGTTCATATTCACTCATGATTGGAGCCAATTAAGTAAGATCAAATTACATTTAAAAGGTACAGATTTCCAACTCAAGGTCTGGGAAACTCTTTTAAAAGTCCCAATGGGAAAACTTTCTACCTATGGACAGATAGGAGAACAAATGGGAAATCCTAAGGCAACCAGAGCCATAGGTACTGCGATCGGAAATAATCCTGTGGCATTTTTGATCCCTTGTCACAGGGTGATTCGTTCTTCCGGCGAATTCGGCGAATACCATTGGGGAGACTCACGTAAGGTAGCGATGATCGGCTGGGAAGCTGCTAAAACGGATCTGGTCAATAGGAACGATCTATGA
- a CDS encoding TetR/AcrR family transcriptional regulator produces MGTREETRELVLEAAESLFLAKGLLEVSMEEIAAKASCTRRNLYRYFDTKEALSIEVLRKLLSPWNDFQLQTFEQLRSSGLSGKEELVSFLKTLARYLETHKPLLRFTAEFDFVFRERSSFQLDVSSEESLFAEFQFTEKLIIQILEKGEGDGSLRIPSSLAILVPTITTVLWGLGQRVALRETLIPREFGVNGMELVQTQIDLLVLALETKEGPGEKKEN; encoded by the coding sequence GTGGGAACAAGGGAAGAGACTCGAGAACTTGTCTTAGAAGCCGCAGAATCCCTCTTTTTGGCCAAAGGGCTTCTCGAAGTTTCTATGGAAGAGATTGCTGCCAAGGCATCTTGCACTAGGCGAAATCTATATCGCTATTTTGATACGAAAGAAGCACTCAGCATTGAAGTTCTTAGAAAACTTCTCTCTCCTTGGAATGATTTCCAGCTCCAAACATTTGAGCAGCTTAGAAGTTCTGGTCTCTCCGGAAAGGAAGAGCTGGTCTCCTTTCTCAAAACTTTAGCTAGGTATTTGGAAACTCATAAACCTCTACTTCGTTTCACTGCGGAGTTTGATTTTGTATTCAGAGAACGTAGTAGTTTTCAATTGGATGTTTCTTCCGAAGAGTCCTTATTCGCAGAGTTCCAATTCACTGAAAAACTGATCATACAAATTTTAGAAAAGGGAGAAGGGGATGGAAGTCTTAGAATCCCTTCTTCCTTAGCAATACTAGTTCCTACAATTACAACGGTTCTTTGGGGGCTCGGACAGAGAGTCGCTCTTAGAGAAACTTTGATCCCAAGAGAATTCGGTGTGAACGGCATGGAACTCGTGCAAACACAAATAGATTTATTGGTCCTTGCTTTAGAAACGAAAGAAGGTCCCGGAGAAAAGAAGGAGAATTAA
- a CDS encoding glycoside hydrolase family 1 protein, which yields MSKSFELPKDFLLGSATAATQIEGGDIYNNWYAWSLIGKVGNGESSITGADHYRRYVEDIELLSQLHQECYRMSIEWSRIEPRQGEWSAEGVEHYRDEFQRLIQAGIKPLVTLHHFSCPQWFQEKGGWLSKNAVDDFMRFVDFSIKNFGDLVSEWCTINEPNVFANDSYMDGKYPPGSHGDIAAYMKVTKNLILVHLKSYKLIHKIRKEKGFEGETKVGFAHHLAIFEPFNSHPLAKLGCFLSDYLFHEIHMKGFVEGKLCFPVGFGYPEGKGIFCDFIGINYYSRHLFKASYNPGNLFATPLVDPSVSDSEKNDLGWEIYPEGIHKVCHRAWDKYKLPIYITENGIPDEKDEKREKYIVDHLYQIKLLLDEGVKVERYYHWSFLDNLEWNDGYGPRFGLVEVDYATMKRKPRLSALRYAEICRTKRVEKR from the coding sequence ATGTCTAAAAGTTTCGAACTTCCTAAGGATTTTTTATTGGGTTCTGCAACGGCAGCCACTCAAATAGAAGGAGGAGATATCTATAATAATTGGTATGCTTGGTCTCTCATTGGAAAAGTCGGTAATGGAGAATCCTCCATCACAGGAGCGGATCATTATCGTAGATATGTGGAAGATATAGAACTTCTTTCTCAACTTCACCAAGAATGTTATAGAATGAGTATCGAGTGGAGTCGAATCGAACCACGACAAGGAGAATGGTCTGCAGAAGGAGTGGAGCATTATAGAGACGAGTTCCAAAGACTGATACAAGCCGGCATCAAACCTCTTGTTACTCTTCATCATTTTTCTTGTCCTCAATGGTTCCAGGAAAAAGGAGGATGGCTCTCCAAGAATGCAGTAGACGACTTCATGAGATTTGTGGACTTCTCCATTAAAAATTTTGGAGATCTGGTTTCAGAATGGTGTACCATCAACGAGCCGAATGTATTCGCAAATGATAGTTATATGGATGGAAAATATCCTCCAGGAAGTCACGGTGATATTGCAGCTTACATGAAGGTTACTAAAAATCTGATTCTCGTACATTTAAAATCATATAAGCTTATTCACAAGATCCGCAAAGAAAAAGGTTTCGAAGGAGAAACAAAAGTAGGATTTGCACATCATCTTGCTATATTCGAACCTTTTAATTCTCATCCTCTTGCTAAATTAGGTTGTTTCTTAAGCGATTATCTTTTTCACGAAATCCATATGAAAGGTTTTGTGGAAGGTAAACTTTGCTTTCCTGTAGGCTTTGGCTATCCGGAAGGCAAGGGGATCTTCTGCGATTTTATTGGGATCAATTATTATTCCAGACATCTATTCAAAGCCAGTTATAATCCAGGAAATCTTTTCGCCACTCCATTGGTGGATCCTAGTGTTTCAGATTCAGAGAAAAATGATCTTGGTTGGGAAATTTATCCGGAAGGTATCCACAAAGTTTGCCATAGAGCTTGGGACAAATACAAACTTCCTATTTATATCACCGAGAATGGAATCCCAGACGAGAAAGATGAGAAGAGAGAAAAATATATCGTGGACCATCTCTATCAGATCAAACTACTTTTGGACGAAGGAGTAAAGGTAGAACGTTATTATCATTGGTCTTTTCTAGATAATTTAGAATGGAACGACGGTTATGGACCTCGTTTCGGTTTGGTAGAAGTGGATTACGCCACTATGAAAAGAAAACCTCGTCTTAGCGCACTTCGTTACGCGGAGATTTGTCGGACTAAGAGAGTAGAGAAGCGCTAA
- a CDS encoding elongation factor G-like protein, with protein sequence MSVPFLNPGIFAHIDAGKTTLLERILFETGKISAPGRIEEGTTESDYLPEEIERGISIQSTVARIPYPDPEKPRVILQFVDNPGHLDFQSQANASLLVSDFGLVLIDSFEGLKSQTFQNVEALRKSGKPILFFLNKLDRPGADILSPLVDLEVALGKEPILLFKEDGTIPVLKGEGQESEFLPLIEWDHGLSEEYLKNHDLLPKLALLGLVKGFWEGKIFPVLGGSALQGIGVKELLALLELFAKGKPDQPSSKEHAGVAFKREIHPELGKLLHFQTLAPIKVGDFFLHGGTKHKIENLYQISARDYEEVSKGETGELLATTSLLNWIPGEILSRHNKDGTAKTLLSPIRKQFQILIEPEKEEDRQELWDRLQDLAWLDEAVSVDILSETGQFRLSGTGELHLEISLSRLKESFAKSFQTSGIKVARFALWKNLVQKVAFQHTAFDQKISSGQVLASLESSNNFSKGVRFNVQLADPIKEAISSAFTEVTARGIDGEEVLGLQMIVEGYESPGETKSFDLSSLIKVAVIKGLKDIIPNHSDFIGPLSELEILTPNQYLGDILASLAKRDAKIRKVTELTEGRHLIQASASTQNLLGFSGVLRNMAQGRGVLSLDTLFDFDNHSVLF encoded by the coding sequence ATGTCAGTACCATTCTTAAATCCAGGAATATTCGCACATATTGATGCGGGGAAAACCACACTCTTAGAGAGGATCTTATTCGAGACCGGCAAAATTTCTGCGCCGGGCAGAATTGAAGAAGGTACTACAGAGTCTGATTATCTCCCTGAAGAAATAGAAAGAGGAATTTCTATTCAATCCACTGTGGCCAGGATCCCTTATCCGGATCCGGAAAAGCCCAGGGTCATTTTGCAGTTCGTGGACAATCCTGGGCATTTGGATTTTCAGTCCCAGGCAAATGCTTCTTTGCTCGTTTCCGATTTTGGTCTAGTTTTAATTGATTCTTTCGAGGGCTTAAAATCCCAAACCTTCCAGAACGTGGAGGCTCTTCGAAAATCCGGAAAACCAATATTATTTTTTCTAAATAAACTGGATCGTCCTGGAGCGGATATACTTTCTCCACTCGTGGACCTGGAGGTTGCCTTAGGAAAGGAACCCATTCTTCTATTTAAAGAAGACGGAACAATTCCGGTATTAAAGGGGGAAGGCCAGGAGTCTGAGTTTCTACCGTTAATAGAATGGGACCATGGACTTTCAGAAGAATATTTAAAGAACCATGACCTTCTTCCTAAGCTTGCCCTCCTAGGCTTGGTGAAAGGATTCTGGGAAGGTAAAATTTTTCCTGTGCTTGGTGGCTCTGCGCTCCAAGGCATCGGCGTAAAAGAGTTACTTGCTCTTTTGGAACTCTTCGCAAAAGGAAAACCTGATCAACCTTCTTCTAAAGAACATGCAGGGGTTGCATTCAAAAGAGAGATCCATCCTGAACTTGGAAAACTTCTTCATTTCCAAACATTAGCGCCTATCAAAGTCGGGGACTTCTTCCTACATGGAGGAACCAAACACAAGATAGAGAATTTATACCAGATTTCTGCAAGAGACTATGAAGAAGTTTCCAAGGGAGAAACAGGAGAACTTCTTGCAACCACCTCACTTCTGAACTGGATCCCAGGAGAAATTCTTTCGAGACATAATAAAGACGGCACTGCGAAAACTCTACTCTCTCCGATCAGAAAACAATTTCAGATCTTAATAGAACCAGAAAAAGAAGAAGATCGACAAGAGCTTTGGGACCGTTTGCAAGATCTGGCTTGGTTGGATGAAGCAGTAAGCGTAGATATTCTCTCAGAGACAGGGCAATTTCGTTTATCAGGCACTGGAGAGTTGCATTTAGAGATTTCTCTTTCTCGTTTGAAGGAATCTTTTGCGAAAAGCTTTCAAACGAGCGGAATCAAGGTTGCAAGATTTGCTCTATGGAAAAATTTGGTTCAAAAGGTCGCATTTCAGCATACCGCGTTCGATCAAAAAATCTCGAGCGGACAGGTGCTCGCGTCCTTGGAAAGTTCTAACAACTTTTCTAAGGGAGTGCGGTTTAATGTTCAGCTAGCTGATCCAATCAAAGAGGCGATTTCATCCGCGTTTACGGAGGTCACCGCCCGGGGAATAGACGGAGAAGAAGTTCTCGGTCTTCAAATGATTGTCGAAGGTTACGAGTCTCCAGGTGAGACAAAATCTTTCGATCTCTCTTCCCTGATCAAAGTAGCTGTCATCAAAGGTTTAAAGGACATAATTCCGAATCATTCGGATTTCATTGGTCCCCTTTCCGAGTTAGAGATTCTTACACCGAATCAATATCTCGGAGATATATTGGCCAGTTTGGCTAAGAGGGACGCGAAGATTCGTAAGGTCACTGAGTTGACCGAAGGGCGTCATTTGATTCAGGCAAGCGCTTCTACGCAAAACTTGCTTGGCTTTAGCGGTGTCCTTAGAAATATGGCACAGGGAAGGGGCGTCCTATCTTTGGACACCCTTTTCGACTTTGATAACCATTCTGTATTGTTTTAA
- the tuf gene encoding elongation factor Tu, with protein sequence MAKEKFDRSKPHLNVGTIGHVDHGKTTLTAAITTTLAKVLGGKNKAVAYDQIDNAPEEKARGITIATSHQEYETANRHYAHVDCPGHADYVKNMITGAAQMDAAILVVSATDGPMPQTKEHILLARQVGVPYIIVFINKADMLAADEREEMIQMVEMDVRDLLNKYSFPGDETPIIYGSALKALEGDESELGAPSVVKLMEALDTYVPNPKRIVDKPFLMPVEDVFSITGRGTVATGRVEQGTLKINDEVEIVGVRPTTKTVVTGIEMFRKLLDSAEAGDNIGALLRGTKKEDIERGQVLAKPGSITPHKKFNAEVYVLTKDEGGRHTPFFNNYRPQFYFRTTDITGVCNLPNGMEMVMPGDNVTMSIELIHPIAMDKGLKFAIREGGKTIGSGVVAEITE encoded by the coding sequence ATGGCTAAGGAGAAATTCGACAGGTCCAAACCACACTTAAACGTTGGTACTATTGGACACGTTGACCATGGAAAAACCACGCTAACGGCAGCAATCACCACTACGCTTGCAAAAGTATTGGGTGGAAAAAACAAAGCCGTAGCATACGACCAAATCGATAACGCACCTGAGGAAAAAGCTCGTGGTATCACCATCGCTACTTCTCACCAAGAGTATGAGACTGCGAACCGCCACTATGCACACGTTGACTGCCCAGGTCACGCTGACTATGTTAAAAACATGATCACAGGTGCTGCCCAGATGGACGCTGCGATCCTAGTTGTTTCTGCAACTGACGGACCAATGCCACAAACGAAAGAGCATATCCTGCTCGCTCGTCAGGTAGGCGTTCCTTACATCATCGTATTCATCAACAAAGCTGATATGCTTGCTGCTGATGAGCGTGAAGAGATGATTCAAATGGTTGAGATGGACGTTCGTGACTTGTTAAACAAGTACAGCTTCCCTGGTGATGAGACCCCAATCATTTACGGATCCGCTCTTAAGGCTCTTGAAGGCGACGAGTCTGAGTTAGGAGCTCCATCTGTAGTTAAACTAATGGAAGCTCTGGACACTTACGTTCCGAATCCAAAACGTATCGTTGACAAACCATTCCTAATGCCGGTAGAGGACGTATTCTCTATTACTGGTCGTGGAACTGTTGCGACTGGAAGAGTAGAACAAGGAACTTTGAAAATCAACGACGAAGTTGAAATCGTTGGTGTTCGTCCTACTACTAAAACAGTTGTTACTGGTATCGAAATGTTCCGTAAACTTTTAGATTCCGCAGAAGCTGGAGACAATATCGGTGCTCTTCTTCGTGGAACCAAAAAAGAGGACATCGAGAGAGGACAGGTTCTTGCTAAGCCAGGATCAATCACTCCTCACAAAAAATTCAACGCGGAAGTTTACGTTCTTACTAAGGACGAAGGTGGACGTCACACTCCATTCTTCAATAACTACCGTCCACAGTTCTATTTTAGAACTACCGACATCACTGGCGTTTGTAACCTACCTAACGGTATGGAAATGGTAATGCCTGGTGACAACGTTACGATGAGCATCGAGTTGATTCACCCGATCGCTATGGACAAAGGTCTTAAATTCGCGATTCGCGAAGGTGGAAAGACTATCGGTTCTGGCGTAGTGGCTGAGATCACCGAGTAA